The window CATGACATGAATGAATTTGTCCCTCAGCGGACATCCGCGTACATTGGTCAGCACGATGTTCACGTCGGCGAAATGACAGTCCGGGAAACACTTGCCTTCTCTGCAAGATGCCAAGGAGTTGGGACACGTTATGGTACGTAACATGGACACTGAAAACGAACAAAGATAATTGTTTACCTTTGGTAGAGTGAACCTTATAGTGTTTTGGGTTATACAGAGTTGCTCACGGAACTCTCAAGAAGGGAGAAAGAAGCCAACATTAAGCCAGATCCTGATATCGATGTTTACATGAAGGTATAATTCATTTACTTCGAACTAAACCCTGTATTTATATTGGAAGTAACAAGGTGTACTCACGATTATTGTGCTCTTCTGTGCAAACAGGCTATCTCTGTGGAAGGTCAGGAGAGCGTGGTCACAGATTATATCCTCAAAGTGAGTAAAAATACACTACATGAAAAGTAGCAGGAGAAATGGATCTGCCCCCTAACAGTACTTGTATTTCTTTGCAGATTCTGGGTCTGGAGATCTGTGCAGATACAATGGTTGGGGATTCTATGATCAGAGGTATCTCAGGAGGACAAAAGAAGCGTGTCACAACAGGTATGTGCAACCTTAAGTTACAGAATGATATGTGCATCAAGCCCTTTGAACCTGACCGTAAAATCTGACTTCTTGACTTGTTTAACTTCCACAGGTGAGATGCTTGTTGGGCCAGCTAAGGCACTATTCATGGATGAAATATCCACTGGTCTGGACAGCTCCACAACATATCAGATCGTTAACTCTCTACGGCAGTCGGTCCACATCCTTGGTGGAACGGCACTTATCGCATTGCTTCAGCCTGCACCTGAAACATATGAGCTCTTTGATGACATTGTTCTCCTCTCTGAGGGCCAAATAGTATACCAGGGTCCTCGTGAGCATGTCCTTGAATTCTTTGAGGCCATGTGCTTCAAATGTCCTGAGAGAAAAGGTGTTGCAGACTTCTTGCAAGAAGTGGGTATTCCAAAAGAACCATGCTAGCTGCACGTTGTGATCCGGAACTCCAATCTCACAGTGTTTCCTTTTGTGATGTCACAGGTTACGTCTAGGAAGGATCAGCATCAGTATTGGTGTCGAAGAGATGAGCCATACCGATACATCTCGGTTAATGACTTTGCAAAGGCATTCAAAGCATTCCATGTTGGGCGTAAGCTAGGATCGGAGCTCAAGGTGCCATTCGATCGAACCAGGAACCACCCTGCAGCTCTCACAACATCCAAGTATGGTATCAGTAAGATGGAGCTTCTCAGGGCATGCTTCTCTAGGGAGTGGCTGTTGATGAAGAGGAACTCGTTTGTTTACATCTTCAAAGTAGTCCAGGTATGTATCCTGCTTCCTGAAATCTTCTCAATTCAGATAATAATTTCTGATGAATGTTCCATATTTGTACAGCTAATAATCCTCGGAACCATTGCAATGACGGTCTTCCTGCGCACGACAATGCATCGACGCAGTGTTGAAGATGGAGTGATATTTCTGGGGGCAATGTTCCTTGGCCTAGTCACACATTTGTTTAATGGTTTCGCTGAGCTTGCCATGAGCATTGCAAAGCTGCCGATATTCTATAAGCAGAGGGATCTCCTCTTCTATCCATCTTGGGCGTACGCATTGCCTACATGGGTGCTCAAGATCCCAATATCATTCTTGGAATGCGCTGTGTGGATTGGCATGACTTACTATGTCATTGGCTTTGATCCAAATATCGAAAGGTTCTTCCGCCATTACCTGCTGCTTGTACTAATCAGCCAGATGGCGTCTGGTCTTTTCCGGCTTCTTGCTGCATTAGGAAGAGAAATGGTTGTCGCAGACACCTTTGGGTCATTCGCTCAGCTTGTTCTTCTGATCCTTGGTGGCTTTTTGATAGCAAGAGGTATGTCAAGTCTCTATTCGGACAATGCTTAGATATTATCCAGAGCCTGGAACTGAGTTTTCTCTCTCTATCTACAGATAACATCAAGAAATGGTGGATTTGGGGCTACTGGTCCTCCCCTCTGATGTATGCACAAAATGCCATAGCTAATAATGAGTTCCTGGGCCACAGCTGGCAGATGGTAATGCATCTTCTCTGAAGCAATCTAGGCGTGATCATTGTGCAGTTCAAATAGATAGATGACAAACAATGTCAAACTTTATGCAGATTGTTGATCCAACAAGAAGTAACGAGACACTTGGTGTCCAAATTCTGAAGGCACGTGGCATCTTTGTCGACCCAAACTGGTATTGGATCGGTGCTGGTGCATTGCTTGGGTACATCATGCTCTTCAACATACTCTTCGTTTTGTTCCTCGACTGGCTTGGCCGTGAGTAACTTCTCAGCTCAAAAATAGATTAATTCATAGAACTCAAAGCATCTCATGTCTGGCACTGACGCCGTTCTCAAAACCACAGCACTTGGGAAAGGTCAAACCGTTGTTTCTGAAGAGGAACTGCGGGAGAAGCATGTGAACCGTACTGGTGAAAATATCGAGCTGCTGCAGCTTGGAACAGATTCCCAGATTTCTCCTGATGGTTAGTCCAAAGGATATTCATGTGCACCACCTGATAAATCGAACATGCCATTGTTGCATTCTTGTAACAATTCTAACAAATGCAGGAAGAAGAGAAATCATTGGAACTGGCACCAGGAAGAGAGGAATGGTACTTCCATTTACACCATTGTCAATCACCTTTGACAATATCAAATACTCTGTGATCATGCCTCAGGTAAGCATAAATCAGAAAAAGTGCCTTATATTTAACACAGAAACTGGTACAACTAaataatcttactattactaattggaggctcctttaaAGCCTCCACATGAAGCCACTTAAAATCCTAAGTGGACActataaaaaaagagaaatcatagaaattctcacaaaaatcagaaacatccagccatcaatttgacaactctaatcataatagtcattggatctattaccttttctaataaattacccacctctgccattatgaaaatagactaaagtaactcacTAAACaagtatctaaattacccacctctgccattataaaaaatcaaaagtaaccccctaatcttcttgtaaattacccacctatgccattataaaaataatgcaaaaacccacctaaatttgtatataaattatccaattatgtcattattaaaagtcaaagtaacccttaaatttgaatctaaattatataattataataaaatattaaagtgtaccaatataaaattataaattactATTGTTATCATTAATaatttaatatattattataatattatttatagaaaaatacTACCTATGATAAGTGTCACTAGTATTCGTGTATCatgaaagagataagaatactaattcacaaacaaatagttcaattaaatatatatcaaacacatatGGAGGTAtggtgcaaaataaaatctattgcaactgtataataataaatatatattttatagtaaattttagaatatttaatagatgaaagagtgCGTGAGATaggtaattataattattagttgTATGCTTTATTTTCAAACTAactctaattagcccgtgcgggagcacgggttgacaGTCTAGTAAGTATTAATTCTATTAACTTTTTGACAGGAAATGAAAGAAAAAGGTATTACTGAAGACAGGTTACTGCTGCTGAAGGGTGTAAGCGGAGCCTTCAGACCAGGAGTCTTGACGGCACTGATGGGAGTCAGTGGAGCGGGTAAGACTACCCTGATGGATGTACTGGCAGGAAGGAAAACTGGCGGTTACATTGAGGGAGCCATTTCCATTTCTGGATACCCAAAGAAGCAAGAGACCTTTGCTCGGATTGCTGGCTACTGCGAGCAAAATGATATCCACTCTCCACATGTCACTGTCTACGAATccctcctgtactcagcatggcTTCGGTTGCCGCCAGAAGTAGACTCAGAAGCAAGAAAGGTAGGTGAAAAAAAACCTTCAATTTGCTAGCTCATAAGCAATTCATTACCATTTTGCTTTGCAAACTATTACTAGAATTCTTGGCTAATTGGATCAATTCATGGATGCAGATGTTTGTGGAAGAAGTCATGGAACTAGTGGAGTTGACACCTCTGAGGGGAGCATTGGTGGGACTGCCAGGAGTAAATGGTTTATCCACTGAACAGCGAAAGAGGCTCACTATTGCTGTTGAGCTCGTTGCCAACCCATCCATCATATTCATGGATGAACCGACTTCAGGACTAGATGCCAGGGCTGCTGCAATTGTGATGAGGACAGTCCGGAATACTGTGGACACAGGAAGGACAGTTGTCTGCACAATCCACCAGCCCAGCATTGATATTTTTGAAGCTTTTGATGAGGTAAGTTGTTATAATTATGAAACTGGGAGCTATCCATGGTAATCTTGAACTCCGGAAGCAACGCTCATATATCATTCTTGAACTTCTGCAGCTATTCCTGATGAAACGGGGAGGGGAAGAAATATATGCTGGCCCCTTGGGACGCAACTCGTGCCATCTGATTGACTACTTTGAGGTGAGCTTTACTCACTGAACAAAATATTCAACTTTTAACTTATGACACATGATAACCTTTGCTTGGTGTGTCAAGTGTAGGCAATACAAGGAGTGAAGAAAATCAAGGATGGTTACAACCCTGCAACATGGATGTTGGAAGTGACCACCTTAGCTCAAGAAGATATCCTTGGGGTCAACTTTGCCGAAGTATACAGAAACTCTGACCTATACCGGTATGTTCAGTAACATCAACCTCAGAATGGTGTTTGTCCTTTATCTATGATGTGTTTCATGTCACTGATTAGGATGCACCATTGCAGGAGGAACAAAGCTCTAATCAGTGAACTAAGCACACCTCCACCTGGATCCAAGGACTTGTACTTCCCAACCCAGTACTCACAGTCCTTCCTCACACAATGCATGGCTTGCCTGTGGAAGCAGCACAAATCTTACTGGAGAAATCCATCATACACCGCAACTAGAATCTTCTTCACAACAGTTATAGCCCTCATCTTCGGAACCATCTTCTTAAACTTAGGCAAGAAAATGTGAGTGCCCTTGCTTACAACTCCAACTGAGACGTGAATGACCTGATCTATGTTGGCATACTATGACAAAGAAACTTACTGTACTTCTGTTCTTACTTTTCAGTGGCACGAGGCAGGACCTGTTCAATTCTTTGGGATCCATGTATGCAGCAGTTCTTTTCATTGGAATTCAGAATGGTCAAACTGTGCAACCGATTGTGGATGTTGAGCGAACAGTTTTCTACCGAGAAAAGGCGGCTGGCATGTACTCTGCTCTACCCTATGCTTTTGCACAGGTAATTGGTTGTAACTGAAGATTTAAATAAAACGCAATAATTGCATTGTTCCTCCTTGAATCTAGTGCTGAGTTATAACTTTAGGTTCTAACTGTTTAACCTTTCAACAGGTTCTTATTGAGATCCCACATATCTTCCTTCAGACAGCCGTGTATGGTCTTATTGTCTACAGCTTGATTGGCTTTGACTGGACAGTTGAGAAGTTCTTCTGGTATATGTTCTTCATGTTCTTCACCTTCATGTACTTCACGTTCTACGGCATGATGGCAGTCGCCATGACACCAAACAGCGACATTGCTGCCATAGTGTCAACTGCATTCTACGCCATATGGAATATCTTTGCCGGCTTCCTTATCCCTCGACCGGTAAGTTTCCAAGTGTAACTCCTTGTACTACATTGCAACAACTCAATTTTCTCTATATTGTTGATGCTGAAGCATACACTGCTGGGTTGCAGAAGATACCAATATGGTGGAGATGGTACTCATGGGCATGTCCAGTGGCTTGGACACTATATGGACTTGTGGCCTCACAATTTGGAGATATCACAAATGTTACACTGAAAGATGATGGGGAAACAGTGAAAGATTTTGTCAGCAGATTCTTTGGATTCCATCATGATCAATTGGGTTATGTAGCTACCGCTGTTGTTGGATTCACAGTTCTCTTTGCTTTCGTCTTTGCCTTCTCCATCAAAGTCTTCAATTTCCAGAGAAGATAAGGGAAGTGACCTAAAAATGTTTTGTGTTGCTTCAGCTCATTTTCAGTATATAGCACTGCAGCAATGTAAAtttatgagagagagagagagagagtatgtAGCATTTGTTTTGTTTCTAGGCAGTTAACAATTGACATCATTATTCGTTTCAATCAGTTTGGCCTGGAGTTCTGTACTGAACAGAAAGGGGCCTATGTGTAAATTGTATGTAGATTGTGCATAATTGAGTTCAatgtaaacttttcctttaaaCATATACCTTTGGTCGAACTGGTACTTGCATTAAAAATTAAGTTAATGGTACAATAAcatgagaagagagagagaaaaaaggcgGTGCCTATATAACAAAGAAGGCCATTTCAGTTCAGGGATACTTGAGAAAGTCCATGAGCATTAGAAGtacaaattaatttgaagagGAACATTCAGAACTCAGAAGCAATGCATCATAGTCTCATAGACACATAACCCAATAACCAGCTAAGACGGGAATGGTGTGGCACTCTTTCCCATTTCTTTATTTGATAGTTTCTTTGATCGTTGAATATATAAAAGAGTCCAACTCATCCGAGGTAGCATCCTTCTCAATGTGGATGACCAGAATTCCAACACTACCTGACTGAGGACCCTAGGTTACTGATTGCCCAAATCCGAATCCAACTGGTATCCAGGACCTAGATCAAATGAATCTTCCCTAAATTCCTATCCAGAAACCCAGAATGCATCCAACTACTCATAGCCCCAACCAGCAAAACAGCCGAGGACCAAGCAGGCGCAGATGGCACGGTTGGCAACTCGCAAGCCCTTACCCAAACGGCATCACCAACCCACATCAAAGTATAAATCCCAAATCGACCTCCTCCCCCCATCCGCACACTTGTTCTAGATCAAAATGGATCGCAGTTTGCAGCATAGAACTGCTCATACAGAAGTATAGGACGCGAGATTACCTCAGCTCACCGCGTCGCACCTGCAGCAGTAGCTCACAttgcgccagccgccgccgcagcccactCCGGCAGGCCGAAGACGGAACCGCCACCGCATGCGAGGCGCGAATCAAGCCTCCGGGCCGCGAGAATGGTCCGCCGCCCGCGCGAGAGGTCCGATGCCGGCCGCCTCGGAGTTTGCGCGACTCCGGCGGCGGGTAGGCCATAGGGGTTTGGGAATTGGCgaggctgctgcctgctggcccGTTGGGTTTTCGGCCTTTCAGCCTTTACTGAAGAAGGGAGTGGGATTGTGGGAAAACCAACTTGCTCCTCTCTACTGACGAACTCGTTGGATTCAAACCACAGTAGCAGCAAGTGTTTGGCCAAAATTTGACAAGATGGCGACATTGGATTTGATTACGTAGCTTGTTCTATCCTCTAACAGTACTGAACTGAATAATCTGAAACCGTTGAAAGACCAAGCCCTTGTTTAGATGTGTAAAAAGTAAGCTGTAAAGTAATGTAGCACTTTtattttggtaattattatccgatCATAGGTTAActaagctcaaaagattcgtctcgcaaattacagataaattatgtaattagttattttatttagttatatttaatacttcatgcatgtgttcaaagattcgatgtgatggagaatcttataaagttttggaattttaaaggTAACTAAAGAGAGGGCAAATAAGTTGAAGAAATGTGTCAGAAGTTGCGATGTCTCATGAGGCATCTTTCTTTTCCtgtgaggccctgtttagttctaaaaaatttccaagattctccgtcacatcgaatttttggacacatgcatggagtattaagtgtagttttaaaaaataactaattgtacAATTTAGTTGGAAATGATGAGATAaatttttgagcctaattagttcataattggatattaattatcaaataaaaacaaaagtgctacagtagccaaatccaaaaatttcgcgaactaaacacaccatGAGTATCGGTTGGGCGTCACATCTTCGCTCCCTTTTCCTCAattcagggtgtgtttagatgtttaggggtaaaaattttgaaacggAATCTTtatatttcggagtactaaataaaatatatttacaaatttttttgcatggatggattgtaaatcgcgaaacgaatctaatgagtctaattaatctatgtttaattcataattagcgaacagttactgtagcatcactattataaatcatggattaagtagactcattagattcgtctcgcgatttacaacccattcgtgcaaaaaaaattaaaaatagacttcatttagtgctccatATATATATCCAAATATTCGATTTTAGTTTTGGGGGTAAAATTTTGGAAATAGACTTCACTTGCTCCTCATTTAGTACTCAAGCTTACTTCAGTTGCTTGATGTGTTGGCAGTGCTCGCATGATTCAGCTAGTTCTGATTGATATCCCAAGTATATGCTGTTGCAGGAACAGTGGACGGGCTGTGGCTAAGTTTGAAAAGGCAAAGCCATCTCATCAGGCAGCGATACCTAATCTTTAACCTTCCCTGTTCTTCCTTAAGAGGATGTaaaattgcatttttttttaaaaatgttggaaaaatgcaacagttatttttttaaaaaaaaagttggaaAAATGCAAcagttatttttttttaaaaaatgaggGAATGTATGATGTAAAACTGCATTTAAATTTGATGAACAAGGAAGATAGCAAGAGCACATCATAAGCGACAGGAACAGAGACCACAACACACCAACCACCGTGATCCATCcactaaggccgtgtttagatagaGCGCAACAATTTTTTGcgacggaatcttgctaatttgaagtactaaatgaaatttatttacaaaatttttttcacagatgggttgtaaatcgcgagacgaatctaatgatgctaattaatccatgattaatctataattagcggatggttactgtagcatcactgttgcaagtCATGGATtaggtaggctcattagattcatctcgcgatttacagcccatccatgcaaaaatttttataaatagacttcatttagtactccatgcatgtgtcaaaatattcgatgtaatgttttttttcatttacGGGGTTTACGGGTAAAGATCTAAATAGAGCCTGAATGCTGGAGCTCTGCAACTCTGCATCCCTAGTCTCTAGCAGATGCCTGCAAgctaggccccgtttagttcccaaaaaatttctcaCACTATCCGTCaaatcgaatcttcggacacatgcatagagtactaaatgtagttgaaaaaataactatttacacagtctaactaattaccacgagctgaatcttttaatactaattagttcataattggacattatttgtcaaataacaacgaaatgtgctacagtaccaaaactcaaactttttcaccaactaaacacacccctagTAAGTTCATGACATAAAGCATTAAGGAAAACAATTACACAAGCAACCTTTATATTACCAGCGTGCTGATAAGGCAAACTAATGACAGTTTTACAGTCACAAGGAGTACAGCTGCTTCACTGAACTTGCTCAGTCACAGGTACTGGGGGTAACTAGCTCACTACGTTTTAACTTACAGTTAACACTTTTTACACTAATCGCATCATGTTTTATTTCGATCAACAGTTCCAGATTGATCACAATTCTTCACAACTGAAACATATCTACAACAAATCGGATCAACAGTTCCAGATTGATCACAATTCTTCACAACTGAAACATATCTACAACAAATCGATCATGGCGCGGCGACGGAATCGGTTGAACCGATCCTACTCGTCCTTCTTgccgcagcagcagaagcactCCAGGCAGTGCTCGCAGGCCTCGtagcagcagaagcagcagcacaGCATGAAGGCGCTGCAACCAGGCCatgaaaataacaaaaaaaatcaatttcatTACTTATTAATGTGTAGATTTTTTTCGATGTTTGTGCAAAACATGGGACTGTGCAAATGCCTGCAGTTGTACGTGGATAGTTTTCGCAGAACAAGTCATGATCTTGTAGCTTGTGGCAAGCTTACTGACCAGGCATAGAGGAAGCCCTTCTCCTCATGGCGCTTCTTGACATGCTCCATGGCCGACAGCTTCCGGTCCTCGCTCTGCGAAGGCTCATCCATCGTTGCAGGCTTGCAGTTGCAGCCGCCTCTTCTTTTCGACAGAAAGGAACACTGCAGTCTACTGAAAAGAGGTGAGGAAGAAGGTGGTGGCAGCTAAGGGAGGCGTGGCTTGTTCTTGCACCCGTTCTAGTGTGGTAATATAAGGAGAAGGCTGGCCAGAGCATGTAGCTTACCTAACCCCTTGCTCCTTGCCACGTTGTTTCAACATTCATTGGCAGTGCAATCTTTTGATTTTCAGAAAACATCATGGACAGTCGACAGTGTATtattgtttcattttttttctgtaaTCTCTTGGCGATAAGCTGGTACGCAATCATCATGCTCCCCACCAATTTCAAACCATGGGCATGCAGATTTTTCGCAAGGAGATGCCTAGGAAGATGCCTTATATAGTTATATGTCACTGTGAGATAGGGAGGTGTAAGCGGTGTGGATAAGTTGGCCTTTGACAGGGCATTAGCTCTTGCAAGTGGTCAGGCTGTGTCAATGTGTGTGTCATTTGTGCAAACTATGCAAAGTCTGGAACAGGTATGCATTTTCTAAGAAGCTCCTGCAAGTTGCAACAGATGGAACAAATTTAGCGAAAAGAAAGTATTCCTTAACATGCCGTTTACATTACCACATCATTGGCTTTAGACTTTGAGACCTTTTAGGCTTCAAAAGAAGCTGTCATTTGCTTATTAAAGAGTCAAAGAAGGGACTTGATGCCAAAATGATATAACTATCAATAGCAAAAGCAGGTGAATGAATGCGATTGGGATTTACTGTGTGAACACGATCTGCACTGTCAACTTTTAATTTGTGTGATCGGCTTACGGATTTCCATGGTACGCACTGTCATGCTACTGTGTGGGTTATTTTGCAGTTTGTAGTGCCAAATTTATCGTAGCAAAGAATTTATACAAATTTAGCGTTTCTGACGACATAAGGAAACAAATGCCATGTAGGGAGCTTGATATATATAGGTAGTTCATATGTCTTCAGCATGTGCAGGATTTTGCACCACTTGTAGTTCTTAGGTTACTAGGTTAAGATTTATCACTTCATCATTATCATACCAGGTGTGTCATGATTCAAAGCTAAGACATAGCTCATGTTCCATGAGCATTTTCTAAAATTTCATTTTTCATAAGCGGTTGGAGTATTGTTTTCAGACGTTATTTTCAGTGACTCATCTATGCCCCAGTCTCCACTACCTGTAAACATCAACCTCAGTGAGTACCAGCACTATGACATGATGTGGTCTAATATTATGGGTGTGAGGTACCCATGTAGCAACCTAGCCAAATATATCGAACGAATCAGATGAGCTGCCGTGTGGGGGGTGCATAACATGACTGATTTTCAGTCATGAAATGGTCGGCGTTCAGAGAATATATCTTGCATCAGCATATCTCTCTCATGGGGAAATAATTAATGTTGGTTACAGTTCATCTATATATGTTTTCTTTTTGTCTAAGTTGAACTAGCACTACTCCCTCTATAATCCTTTACTTGCAACTTGTCTACACCATGATTTGTCCTTGTTTCGAACCGGGATTGATGTAAGAATTTTTAAGAAGAATTGGGGTTATATTGTTACAAATGAGGCATTTTTAAACTGGTAATTTTGCTTGATTAGAAGTTTTCAAATCATGAGCTGGAGAATGATGAATAAACCCTGCGGCCTCCTGGTTCAATGGCTATTTTAGTATCCTCCTATCCTTAGTTTTGATTTATTAAGCTGGAGCACTGCACTGGTGTCAGCGAAGCAGATCCGCACGAAATCCGCTCCAAGACTGCCATCTGTCAATGTGGACATGCATGTTTATCAACAAAAAACATGATTTTGTTCTAAAATACATCTCAGACTCAGAGTAATCAACAAAAATCAAAGCACTTGATGGTGATGGAACCGATATGAACAAATCGAAGTGCTACGATTGGGTTTGATGGCATGACTCTGATGTGCAGTTTGTAATCGGATAATCCATCACGACGGCAAGAGCATATCCGTAATTTGCAAGAAACTCGTAGGAATCAGGAACAGTTAAGAAAGATTATAAAAGTAAAACTGATCAATTTTCCAGTCTTTAGTTTACGCATGTAATTCAAGAATTGTCTATGCAATCATGCACTGGGTACTGTTCAATCAGGCAAGTGTTATGGTAAAGTTCTGGAAGCAAATAACTACATGTAGGGAAAGGAAGAGCTATGTACAGATCCATGTGGCCCTGTATACTTCAGTAGCAGGACTCATGAACAGCACAAAAGCCTTTGTTACTACTGCACAGATTCAG is drawn from Panicum virgatum strain AP13 chromosome 1N, P.virgatum_v5, whole genome shotgun sequence and contains these coding sequences:
- the LOC120655060 gene encoding ABC transporter G family member 39-like isoform X1, whose translation is MDLARMGSVAGGSMRRTASSWRASGRSDAFGRSAREEDDEEALRWAAIEKLPTYDRMRKGIILTTGAAGAGVEEVDTEGLGMRERKNLIERLIRTAEEDNERFLLKFRDRMERVGIDNPTIEVRFEHLNIDAEAYVGNRGVPTFTNFFSNKVMDALSALRIVSSGKRPISILHDISGIIRPGRMSLLLGPPGSGKTSLLLALSGKLDSSLKVSGRVTYNGHDMNEFVPQRTSAYIGQHDVHVGEMTVRETLAFSARCQGVGTRYELLTELSRREKEANIKPDPDIDVYMKAISVEGQESVVTDYILKILGLEICADTMVGDSMIRGISGGQKKRVTTGEMLVGPAKALFMDEISTGLDSSTTYQIVNSLRQSVHILGGTALIALLQPAPETYELFDDIVLLSEGQIVYQGPREHVLEFFEAMCFKCPERKGVADFLQEVTSRKDQHQYWCRRDEPYRYISVNDFAKAFKAFHVGRKLGSELKVPFDRTRNHPAALTTSKYGISKMELLRACFSREWLLMKRNSFVYIFKVVQVCILLPEIFSIQIIISDECSIFVQLIILGTIAMTVFLRTTMHRRSVEDGVIFLGAMFLGLVTHLFNGFAELAMSIAKLPIFYKQRDLLFYPSWAYALPTWVLKIPISFLECAVWIGMTYYVIGFDPNIERFFRHYLLLVLISQMASGLFRLLAALGREMVVADTFGSFAQLVLLILGGFLIARDNIKKWWIWGYWSSPLMYAQNAIANNEFLGHSWQMIVDPTRSNETLGVQILKARGIFVDPNWYWIGAGALLGYIMLFNILFVLFLDWLGPLGKGQTVVSEEELREKHVNRTGENIELLQLGTDSQISPDGRREIIGTGTRKRGMVLPFTPLSITFDNIKYSVIMPQEMKEKGITEDRLLLLKGVSGAFRPGVLTALMGVSGAGKTTLMDVLAGRKTGGYIEGAISISGYPKKQETFARIAGYCEQNDIHSPHVTVYESLLYSAWLRLPPEVDSEARKMFVEEVMELVELTPLRGALVGLPGVNGLSTEQRKRLTIAVELVANPSIIFMDEPTSGLDARAAAIVMRTVRNTVDTGRTVVCTIHQPSIDIFEAFDELFLMKRGGEEIYAGPLGRNSCHLIDYFEAIQGVKKIKDGYNPATWMLEVTTLAQEDILGVNFAEVYRNSDLYRRNKALISELSTPPPGSKDLYFPTQYSQSFLTQCMACLWKQHKSYWRNPSYTATRIFFTTVIALIFGTIFLNLGKKIGTRQDLFNSLGSMYAAVLFIGIQNGQTVQPIVDVERTVFYREKAAGMYSALPYAFAQVLIEIPHIFLQTAVYGLIVYSLIGFDWTVEKFFWYMFFMFFTFMYFTFYGMMAVAMTPNSDIAAIVSTAFYAIWNIFAGFLIPRPKIPIWWRWYSWACPVAWTLYGLVASQFGDITNVTLKDDGETVKDFVSRFFGFHHDQLGYVATAVVGFTVLFAFVFAFSIKVFNFQRR